In a genomic window of Pedobacter sp. KBS0701:
- a CDS encoding SatD family protein yields MKDYFILMADIVDSRRSDQNKLMSNFKKVISETNHENEKLMLSPLTITLGDEFQGIVNNAKAAVKLMFFIDEKIIGLNAGFKLRFVLVEGVIDTPINKKIAYEMLGDGLTQAREALTTHKNSNVRYCFNLKNEPKSEALVNSMFLYQSIVDDWKVSKDYDLITKFIKLRDYKLVAEELGKTRSQIWKREKSLKIEEYFSIKSVINYISELP; encoded by the coding sequence ATGAAAGACTATTTTATATTAATGGCAGATATAGTCGATAGCAGAAGAAGCGATCAGAATAAGCTAATGAGTAACTTTAAAAAAGTAATAAGCGAGACTAATCACGAAAATGAAAAGCTAATGCTATCTCCATTGACAATCACTTTGGGAGACGAATTTCAAGGTATAGTTAATAATGCTAAGGCAGCTGTGAAATTGATGTTTTTTATTGATGAAAAAATTATTGGTCTTAATGCTGGATTTAAATTAAGATTTGTATTGGTTGAAGGAGTAATTGATACACCAATTAATAAAAAAATTGCTTATGAAATGCTCGGTGATGGATTAACTCAAGCCCGTGAAGCATTGACAACACACAAAAACTCTAACGTTAGGTATTGTTTTAATCTTAAAAATGAACCTAAAAGTGAAGCATTAGTAAATAGTATGTTTTTATATCAAAGTATTGTTGATGATTGGAAAGTCAGTAAGGATTATGATCTGATTACCAAATTTATTAAATTAAGGGATTATAAGCTTGTTGCGGAAGAATTGGGAAAAACGCGTTCTCAGATATGGAAAAGAGAAAAAAGTCTTAAAATAGAGGAGTACTTTTCAATTAAATCCGTAATAAATTACATATCAGAATTACCATGA